GCCTTTTTTCTAAGTGCTGCAGCATTCTGAATATGTAAGGAAGGGAAGAagttcccctctctctctctctctttttttttttttaattctgccgGCGTGCCTGACATTCAAACAGCCGCGATCCATTACCAAATGTTAAACCATTGTGTCTCTAAGAGATCTACTAGGAAATAGATGAGTAAGACAGGACAAGTATCCTCAAGGATTATGGGCAAAGAGGTGTAAATTGCACAAATACAAGTGCTGAGCGGTGCAGTGGAGCTCTGCAGTTTCCAGGAAGGAAGAAACGTAAGTTTCAGTTGAAGGAAACTGTATCATTGAGGCTGAGCTTTGAAACAATGAAGATCGACAGGTAGaaatggggagaggaagaaagacatcCAGGTTGAGTGGATACAAATGATcctgaaaaacaaaggaaaagatacTCTAGTTTGGGGGCAGACAGGGGTCAGCAGGAGCACAGGGTAACCTATGTCATCCGGCCAGCGTGTGGCAGCTCACGGGCAGCGGGAACACGGGGAAAGTGTGGTGGATGTGAGCAGGACAATTGTGGGGCAGACAAGAGTGGGGGCCCAGGGGACAAGGCCACAGCATGAAGAGATACCCGGGAGAAAGTGAAAGAGTGGGAGACCCCGAGGAAGGAGGTGTGGCTGCCAGCACAGGGCTCCGTGAAACAAACCGTTTCCACGCTGATGCGTTACCAGCTTGCATCTCTAGGAGGACGGCCTCTCTGCTCGGGTCCAAATACCAAATGTTTATCTGACATCTTTTCTCGGGTATCTCAAAAATGCCTCAAACGTAACACGGCTAACACTGAACCCACCATCCTCTCCTGGAGCTGGGCCCCTTCCAGCTTTCCCTGTTTTCGTGACTCACCATGTCAATCACGTAGCTGCTTAAACCAGGGACGTAGGTCAGCACAGTGCGCCATCAACGTCACAAACTAAAATGTAGAAATTGGTGTCACCATGTCAGAGCTGTGTAATttttggcaaattatttaatttctctgaagcttattttaaaaaagtttattgtaATATGGGTATGATATGCTGTTTCATAGGCTTGTGTGTTTTGGTGCGAGAATGGGCTGTTCTAAGGCTTGCAGAATGATCACACCATGTATGTCAGTTATGATTATTATCCCTAATCCACCCTCTTCCCACCTCCTACTAAGACTGTAAAAACTATGTCTCCTACTACCTGTCCCTCCACTGCCTCCATTTCCTCTGACTCAGACCTCACCACCCTAGTCTGAAATGCCATTATGCCCTGTCTGGATGAACTTGGTGGCTTGTTCTGTCCACTGCTATGCCTTCCATTCCATTGTCCATATAGTGGCCGGAAGGGCCTTTCTAGAGCATTTCTCAGGTCCCAGAAATATCGTCCTGTTGTTACTCTTGGATCCCAAAGGACTCCGACCCCACCAGAGCACCCTTTGTCCTTCCCTCTCATTCCAGCCTCCTGGGCTTCCTAGCCTCATGCTGCCTCTAGCCTCCAAAACCTGCACCTGCTCTTCTTCCTGTGAAGGTTCCTCACACCCAACTCACCTTCACCTACTTAACCTCTGTTCATGCTTGAGATTTCAATTCACATTTTCTCAAGGAAGCTATTGATGACTTCTCCAAAACAGGGTGGGCCCTATGTTGCTTTCCTTTAAAGCAATTATTACAGTTTTTACTATACGAAAAAACTATTTGGTAAATTTACAACCCCCAATGTGCATTCTCTGAATGTACTGTCAAATTCTGCTttgtctgtcattttatttttagcacaAATCAACATGTCTAGCAAAGAGAAGTTTCACGAAATACGTTTGAATAAAATGAGCAGGATGGGTTAGCCTAGTGGATTGGTCTAATTTATCCTCAGAAGTAGGAGGAAGGGCTAAAAACTAAAAGTGTAAGCAGAGTTTAGGAATGACCAGGGTTTGGGGATTCTTTTGTTGATGGAAATACAGTTGTCCTGGAGAATTCATTTGTTTCTGGTAATGTGAAATATACACCAAGAGAATCTAAACCATTATCTGGCGTGTTCTCTCACCCTTCTGAATTTAGGGTTCAGATGCACACGTGGGCACAGGGCAGAGCAGTCAAGGAAGTGCTATTTGAGTAGAGACCCAGTACGCACCCTCATTTCGAAAAAGTTTTAGTTCTCTCTTTAGCTCCTATAATTTGCTTCAGATATCAAACTGCACAGTTCCTTCTTCTTGAATTGGAACTTGAGCATTTTGAACTAAGGGATTCTTTGTATaaccattttaattttatcaagcATTTTTATTAACTGACTTAAAGTCTAGAGCAATATTCTTTTAATGACACAGacatgaaaattcaaattaatttacaTCCAGGCCAGGAAATAACAACTATACGGAGAATAAAGTGTTCAAATAAACATATTCAAGTAAAAGACCAGATGTTTAGTAACAGTTAGATTTAACTATCAAGATGCTACAGACATAGCCTAATTGCCATTAATAGAAATACAAGCCATAAAAAGTTTGAAACTAAAATAATCCAATTGTATGAATATAAACCGtattgaaagtatttttaaagagcatTCTGTTGCCATCAGTTaaggaaaacttaatttttaGACACCCAGTTGAAAGTCTATTAATTTGGGAGAGATAAAAGTATCTTTTTTGTTTCACCCAGTGGCTACATAACTCTGTTAAACGTTTATTTCACCGAGACTCAGTGTTTTCCACTAGAAATTGGAATGGCAACATTACTCAATGCCTCATCTCAGGGACTTCTGAAACGGGACGGAGTTAGTGAGAATCTGGTTAGAAAGTgctctgaaattgtgagtcctcctcCACACGGCACCCATGGTGACTACCCACACAGACACTGAATCCTGCATTAGCCAAATGGCTTTTCAAGCTTCCAGAGCATTGGGTCTCTAATTCATTGGGATGAGTGTCTtgaaaagtttattaaaatacaaGTAACCTAACTCAAAATTCAGGGTTTCTAATTCAGTATGCTTATTACTGAAGCTTGTCATAACAgattaaagaaaacaatacaaatatcCATTAATAAGGGATATATGAAAAGTTTGCTGTATTCATATGAAGTCTGTACATAGCCCAACTATCGTGTTCTAGGAGAATACTTATGGCCATGAGAAATTATCACATGGTGCTTGAGGAAAAAACAGGTTAGAATGTGTACTTTCTGAgccttcttttaaatatttatgctggGAAATCGATTAGAAGGATGTACACCAAATCATTAGTAGAGGTTTTCTTTCATTGGTGGAGATATTAAGGATTTTTTGCTCAGAGATTCTTGCACAGTCTGTGTTCTGCAACTCATGTTCACATATCCCCAGGACGATGCAGATGGAACTGACCCAGTCATTATTAACACGGAACTTGCAGGATGTAGTGTGCCCTCTTGTGATTTTCTCTAATTACATCCTGTCTGTATTGTGTatgtttgagattttatttacaaGTGAAACACTGGATACACTTATGTCTGTGTTCGGTGGTAGGTATGAGCTCTGGAGGATGCTGCCCTTCTGGGTTGGAATCTGATGTGGACGGTAACGATCGTCCTCTGTAACGCTTGCTCCCTTGTTTTGCAGACCATTGCTATTGCAGCATAGGATTATGGTCATCTGGGTTTCTCTTTGCCCTAtccccagaaggaaagcaggcagCATCATGGAAGGAAAGAATCAAACAGCTCTATCTGAATTCATCATCTTGGGATTCGCCAACCTCAATGATTTGCAAGTCCCACTCTTCACAGTATTCCTTATGACCTATATCTGTGGTCTGGGAGGAAATCTCTTCATTATCTTGGTGACCATGGCTGACCCCCATCTACACACTCCCATGTACCATTTTCTGAGGAATTTGGCCTTTCTTGACATCTGCTACACCACCACCAACGTCCCCCAGATGATGGCGCATCTCCTGTCAGAGAAGAAGAGCATTTCCTATGGCGGATGTGTGGCTCAACTCTTtgcattcattttctttgtaGGATCAGAGTGCCTCCTCCTGGCAGCCATGGCATATGACCGTTACATTGCAATTTGCAAACCCCTCAGGTACTCGGTGATTATGAACAGGGCCCTGTATGGCCGGTTAGCTGCCTCGTGCTGGACTGGGGGTTTCCTCAACTCAGTGGTGCACACAGCACTGACCTTCCGCCTGCCCTTCTGTGGCAACAACCAGATTCACTATTTCTTCTGTGACATCCCCCCTTTGCTGCTGTTGTCTTGTGGGGACACTTCGGTCAATGAGTTGGCATTGCTCTCCATTGGGGTCTTCATTGGGTGGGCTCCTTTCCTGGGCATCGTCCTTTCCTACCTGTCTATTATCTCTACCATCTTGAGAATCCGGTCCTCAGAGGGGAGGCAAAAGGCCTTTTCGACCTGTGCCTCACACCTGGTCATTGTCCTTCTCTACTACGGCAGCGCCATCTTCACATACGTGCGGCCCATCTCATCTTACTCACTGGAGAAAGACAGACTAATCTCTGTATTGTACAGTGTTGTTACCCCCATGCTAAACCCTGTAATTTACACACTGAGGAATAAGGACATCAAAGGGGCTGTGAAGGCCATGGGGAGAAGGTGGCAGCCGCCGATTCCCTCTTTTGATATGTAACTTTCGCTCATCTGTAACCAATGTTCTTATAGCAGAAGTTAACTTTTCACTAGCCAGCTGTTGGCAGTGACACTCAACTTACAAGTTGATTGCAGTGTTGGGACAGATAGTGAACAGTTGACGCACTCAATTCTAAGTGTATATATTCTTGAGATTTAGTTTAGTTAATCCTGTGCAAGAGATGTGGATGTTGCtgtttttagatattttcttcttaGTGATAATGTCCATTCCTGAATCCTTCATTCAAAATATGGTGCCACTCTTTCATGCAATATGTGCTTGGTGGACATCACTTTCTAGTGCTTTCCTTCCTTTGTGTATTACCACTTATGTGTTGAGGAATGTGAAAGCCTTTATCTGAATCCTCCccatatatgtttattatattccACTTCTTATGACTTAAGTCATgcatttggcttttctttctttattaggTTCTTCTTAATAAAGCATCATAATCAATGCACTGAGTTCACATTACACTGCTTTTGACAGAGTTATGTGAATCATGATGAAATGATGTTTTATCTCTGGTTCTGCTGGCAATTACGtttgctttttccccccagttgCTTGGGTCAATGACAATTTATCTTCATGTTGGAAGGAAGATAGTCATAGTTTCTCAATCCCAGCTTATATTCCTTACTGTGTCCAAAAAATGGAACATCCTAAAAGAATGTTTCTAGAAATAAGCCCACATGACAAGTTACTATTTTATAGGGTACTTAGAATTCAGGAAACATTTATctaaaacaaagataaactcaaaatgaagaaagacctcaatgtgagacaggaatccatcaaaatcctagaggagaacacaggcagcagctTCTTCCACATCAGCCACaataacttctttcaagacacgtctctaaagacaagagaaccaaaagcaaaaatgaacttgggacttcatcaagataaaaagcttctgcacagcaaaggaaacagtcaacaaaactaagaggcaacccacagaatgggagaagatatttgtaaatgacgctgcagataaagggctggtatccaagatctataaagaacttctcaaactcaccGCCCAAAACACAAAGAATCTagttgagaaatgggcagaatacatgaacagacatttctccaaagaagagacacgaatggtcaacagacacatgaaaagatgccccacagcactagccatcagggaaattcaaatcaaaccacaatgagatactgcacggggcactgggtgttacacgcaactaatgaatcatcgaactttacatcagaaaccaggggtgtactgtatggtgactaacataatataataaaaaaattaaaaaaaaaaaacccaagcaattaaaaaaaaaaaccacaatgagataccaccttacactggTTAGAGTaaccaaaattaacaagacaggaaacaaaaagtgttggtgatgatgaagagaaagggggaccctcttacattgttggcaggaatgcaagctGTACAGCCACtcttatatgttggctaactgagcataataaaaaataaaatacaaaaataaagcttttgctgaaaaaaattagaCCACAGAATTGgggaaaaatatacagaaagtaaCTACAGATTGTTTGGAGGGGGGAATAGAAACTCTTTGTTGCATAGTAACTATAGTTAGAAAAGAGAGTAGGAATcacatatattaaaaacaaagatactaACCTACTGCTTTTCCTATGTTATTACCACGTAAGGACCAGGAATGTAGACAAGAGAAGTGAGCAAGCAAAGTggtccaagaaagaaagaaatacaggaaagggagagaaaatatgaaagataagGAAGGAGGCTTAGAGATGCAAAGAAGTGCCTTGCAATgtagggcagagagaggggctcATGGTGGAGGGGCCAGGGTCTAGTTCCTTCCTTCCCAGTTTTGCCAGAAGtagtttctcctcctcctcctcctcctcctcagagcTGCTCTCGCCTCCCTAGCTGGCAATGGTTCCCATCTTTGTGTTCTGCCACAGTGCCTCACCCACACCTGTCGCCTGCATCTCACTTCTGAGTTAACTCTCCCACGGGCGGTGCAGTGCACAGACGTCTGCCGTTTCAGAGGCTTCCACCTGACAACAATGATCTGTCCTCAGTGCATTCAGTCTTCTAGGAACTGCCTGTCTTATCACCCGATCTCCTTTAGAAACTCTAAATAATTCTTCCCACGGTTACTACATCCTGTGACATTTCTTTCCGCTTTCCTTtatagtgtctttttaaaaagcaaaaatgtttacttttgagGAATTCCAAttgtcattatatatatttttctttcttaagttcatctttattgaagtataattggcatataaaactgtaagatatttaaaatgtacatcgTGGTGATTTGATACAagtatatattgtgaaaggaCCCCTCCCAGCCTGTTAATTAACACACCCGTCACCtctcatatttatctttttttccttgatgaaAACATTTAAGTTCTGCTCTCCtagcaaattttaattatacaatacTGTGCTCTCACCTCTAGATAGCCATCGTGTTTtgcattagatcctcagacctctTTCATCTTAGAGCTGAATGTTTATACCCTTTTACtaacctctccctcttccttttactGCCCATTCCCTTCCacccctggaaaccacttttccactctctgtttttattagtttgactttttaaaaaatatgttatacgcgaacagtgaatcatggaacactacatcaaaaactaatgatgtactgtatggtgactcacataacataataaaaaatttaaaaaaaaaagattccacatataaatgacaCCACACAGTACTTGTCTGTCGGGCTCTTTCctggcataatgtcctcaggctccacccatgctgttgcaaatggcaggaattccttctctctcctggctGAGTATTCCTCCTCCTGCCATTTTCAACTGTGGCATGAAATAAGCCTCAGGAGGCATTtggaatcaacttttttttttgggggggggactcTTGGCACCCTGTTAAAGCATTAGGGTTACAAGAGTCAGAGTAGGCAGTTATAAGAAGTGTtatctaaaaaaagaacaaatggtcactatattttttcccccttgattgttagttcttttggtttttgtgccctaagaaatctttgcctgccTTAGAACTGCAAAGGTCCTTTCCtgtagcttttatatttaggtctatgatccaactcgaattaatttttgatgtaatgttgaggcttattttttttttttttctgaaaagatagctgtgttttgttgtgtttttacaGCACgccttgttgaaaagactatcctttctacTTTGTATTATCTAGACAATTTGGTCAAAATTACTTGGCCACATATATTTTGCTCTATGTAGATGTTTTATGCTCTGTTTGAGCTTAGATGGCCAGGTGTAACCTGTGTTCTGAAAAGAATCAGATTTACTGATTTGCAACGAGGGAGGGCACTCACGAGTAAACGGTGTGCATTACACTTGACaacaggaaggaagcaagcatcATCCATACGGGTTGGTTTCCATCTGAAGAACTCTGAGCCAGGTCTGTGGGAAGCCAGGCCCGGTTCTAAATTGGGTACTGTTGTTGAGGAGGGCTTGGGAGAAGCAGGGATTAACAGGAGACTAGGGGCTATCCTGTGGCCAGACCAGATTAGCAATTCGGCGCCCTGAGTCGTAGATGGGAGGAGTAAATCTAGGGTGCGACCGTGAAGGAAGCATCAGTCCCTCAAAGTGCTACTGTGTGGCCCGTTGACTCTGCAGCTGCTTTATCTGTGTCTGCGCTCTGGCATGAATAAGGGCAAGGCTGCTTTTGCTTCATGGTTTCAAGCTGACTTCCGCTCTTTCTCTCTTACaggtttttattacatttttggtTCCCTGATCTACTCATCTACTATCCCCACGGTGTCAGGCTTACTGGAGCTCTATAGGAAGTCATCAAATACATTAAATACtcagatttaggggcgcctgggtggctcggccgttaagcgtctgccttcggctcaggtcatgatcccagggtcctgggatccagccccgcatcgggctccctgctcggtgggaagcctgcttctccctctcacattccccttgcttgtgttccttctttcgctgtctttctgtgtcaaataaataaataaaatctttaaaaaaatgataacagtACAAATATGCAACATATATTATTTAGTCAGTCAACTATTTAGGTTCTTTGCCTGAGCAAGCTCATAAATCCCTTGAAGTAAGCCCATAGTCTATTCCTTATCTACAGGGTAAGGTTTGGGATCTAGAAGAAGGGAATCATTGAATTTATGTATTATCTCACCAAACGTCCAGTTTTAAGATGGAAtctggttagattttttttttaaacctccccaactcttagaaatggaaaatgtgtaTCTTTTGGCATAGAATTAAGAAATACCACAATTCCTGGCATCCTTCAGCGAACACATCTGACATAAGCTTTTATAGAGCTCCCTCCACCTGTCCTTCTTGTGAAGATTTACCAACGTCAGAGTTTTTAGAATCTCAGTGCAAGTCTGATCTCTCAAAGACATCAGCTCCAAATACAGTTTGTCTGTATGACCTTAGCAACTTCTTTGGTGTCCTCTTGTTAATTTTTCTTACTAGTGCCTTTCaagtaagttttattttgttttggctgATTCTGAAGGCATTTTTATGGCAACATTATGTTTCAAATAAACAGAGTTTTGCTCCTTCCttatcaatctttttctttttttgcttttttgtccaAAACCTTCagtaaaatgttcaataaaaatgGTGAAAGCTGACATCTTTCACTTCTGATATTTtgttcttgatatttttttttttaaagattttatttatttatttggcagagatagagacagccagcgagagagggaacacaagcagggggagtgggagaggaagaagcaggctcatagcggaggagcctgatgtggggctcgatcccagaacgccgggatcacgccctgagccgaaggcaggcgcttaaccgctgtgccatccaggcgcccctgttcttgaTATTTCTAAGCTCTATCTTCCCTTTAGTTTTCTTTGTCAATATTGTTAAAGGCTTATTACttcattaattattttcaaagaactaatgtttggtttccttgatttttctatattgtttctctcttttcaatttcattgattactgttctttattattttcattcatcgacatgatttggattcctttcctattctttttctgttttcttaaggtTGAAATTTGCTGTTAAtttgagcattttctcattttctaatatGACCATTGAAGCACTCCTTGAGCTGCATTACACACATCTTACCattgtattttgattttgatttaatTAAAGTATGTATTAATTTCCCTCAACTCTCTCCTTGATCAAGAGAATTCTTAAAACTTAGTAGAAGAAAGATAATCTACTACTATTACATAGATGTTTACTATTTTTGTTCCCTTGCTTCCCTTCtgattttacagttttcctcTGGTGCTGTTTTCCTTGTatctgaagaacttcctttaacaaTTCTTTCAGTGAAGTCCTTCTGGATACCACTTCTCTTAGTTTTCACTCATCTGAGAATATTTTTACCTGACATCATTCCTTAAGGATAGTTTCACTGGACATAAaattgtgccttttttttttctttttaaagcactgTATAAATGTTCCCCTTCTTTCTGGCCTCCATAGTTTCCAATGAGCAATCTGCAGCAATTCAGATCATGGGTCTAtagtttatttgttgtttttgtctggctgttttccatatttcctatttaattttcattattttctctggTTGTGGATTGTTTGGGGAGGATTAATATTGTTTGGAGTTgtctcagcttcttgaatctgttatcttttatatctaatatatatctTATGGCTTTTACCAAACTTAGgaagtttttaattatttcttccaatatattttttaaaatattacacacttctctttctttcctaccAGGACTCTGGTGTCAGAAATGCCAGTCTTTTGTTATTGTCTCATAGATTACCaatgttttgttaattgtttccaaatattttctgtcttttgcaaAGATTGGATCATTTTTGCTAACCAAATTGAAGTCTACTACCTCTGCTTTGCCGTCTCCATTCTGCCACTGAGACCATCCAACCgttatttattttgatgactCTAGTTCAGTTCTAAAATTCCCATTTactgttctttatattttcttttttttttttttgctaagacTTTCTATTACTCCATATATTTTATGAGTGTTTTCAATGGCtatttaagcatttttatatCTGCCTTAAATTCTTTGTCATATAACCCAGCATCTATGTCTTCTCAGTATCGGCATCTGTTGATTGTTTTCCTAGAAGTTGAAGATTTGTTGTTCTGTGTATACTGaataattttggattattttccaattattttgaatattacaaGTCTCTGGGTCTTGTTTAAATCCTATGGAGTGaagggaggcaagatggtggaagaATAGGGGACCTTGTTTCATCTGGTTCCCTGAATTTAGATAGATAACTCTCAAATCATGATGAACacctatgaattcaacctgagatgtcagaaaagaattgctggaattctacaagtagaaaaaataccactttttgcaaggtaagAGGTGTGGAGAAatgaatctgaggggatatatcagaagatagtcagcagaggagggagcctccataagccagctaccagaaagtgatagaGCCCGGAATGCAATATCAGAACTCTTAGAAACCTGCTCCAGTGAGAGaagtccctgcctgaaaggtgctcaggtggcaaagtgggGCAGAATCTTACGTGGGACAGTGTGgcctcaggatccccagggtcacagaaagaatggggtgGTTGAGCCAGCATAGTTCCCAGGCATTGGAGCAGGTAAAATAGTGAGGGTGAGCAAGCCTGGGAGGGAGCTCTTAGCTTGGTACGCCATAAACCAGGAACCAGAGCACAATCCAGTGACAGCTGTCTGCATGGGGGCCCTGCAAAGAGCAGATATGCAGGGATCCTCTGCTTTCCCCTGGGAGGATTAGTGCAGGTGTGCACCATAGGAGTTTGCAGAGTCTGgtacacacaaaagtgaagaccaCTTGTCCCTGAGGGTTTGCTGAAAAGGGAGGCCCACAGTCTCTCAGCTCTGGGGCTTGAGATCAGGGCACagccatttttgttttcatcctctATAGAGGTGGAGAAGGCCTGCAGGGAGCAACCCGCAGCAGCTCACACTGAGCCCGGCTCCCTGACTAGGAGTGGTGCCAATCCATCCAGGCAAAGACACATGAGAATCAGCGctgcaggctcctcccccagaagaccagctgaAACAACAGGGGAACACCAAGTTTACAGAGAACACAGGACTACAAAATTCCAgggataggagaaaaaaatatatagaattccggtttttttctcatggttcatttatCTTCCagttaaaaattttccttttttttccttttcaactgttttttattttattaactctgtttttaagtctttttttaactttcatttcttatatttacATTTGATAGATATATTcctttttggcttcctttcactgtattcaattttatttttggtatgtatataagttttgctttctttacaattttgagatttagtgtcttctaacaaacaaacaaaaatacacccaggaccaagtggatcaccctgttttgtccacccggGAGATTATAGTCTCTCTTTCCACCCcacctttgtttgtttgtttgtttctgatctCTTAGTATTTGTCTAGTATATAttttgcttgggttgtggttgatattttttattttattctctcattcatctcttttttttttgagcaaaatgactagaagaaggaattcacaacaaaagaaagaaccagattaatattctctgccacagatctaattgatatggatataagtaaaatgtgggAGCTGGAATccaggataacaattataaagttactaCCTGTGCTTGAAGAAAGCATTAatgacactagagaatctctcagtgcagaaatgaaatctaatcaggccaaattAAAAATACTCTAACTGAggtgcagtctaaattggatgctctaaaagctagggtaaatgaggcagaaaagagagtAAGTGACACAGAAGAcaagttgatggaaaggaaggaagctaaggaaaagagagaaaaaacaactaATGGATCATAAGGGGAGGCTTCAAGAAATCAGCGATGCCATAAAATggaacaatattagaattattggagtccctgagggagaagaaagagagagaggacagaaggtatatttgagcaaatcataggtTAGAATTTTCctaatctgggaaggaaacaggcattcataTTCAAGAtgtagagaggacccctcccaaaatcaataaaaatagatcaacacctcaacatatagtagtgaagcttgcaaatttcagagataagaagaaaatcctgaaagcagctcaagacAAGAGGTTCCTAACCTACCAGGTTAGGAATATTAGACTGTCATCAGAACTATCCACAGAGACTGTCAGGTGAAAGGATTGGCGTGATATATTCAGGATACTAATTGAGA
The nucleotide sequence above comes from Ursus arctos isolate Adak ecotype North America unplaced genomic scaffold, UrsArc2.0 scaffold_27, whole genome shotgun sequence. Encoded proteins:
- the LOC113262047 gene encoding olfactory receptor 5V1, which translates into the protein MEGKNQTALSEFIILGFANLNDLQVPLFTVFLMTYICGLGGNLFIILVTMADPHLHTPMYHFLRNLAFLDICYTTTNVPQMMAHLLSEKKSISYGGCVAQLFAFIFFVGSECLLLAAMAYDRYIAICKPLRYSVIMNRALYGRLAASCWTGGFLNSVVHTALTFRLPFCGNNQIHYFFCDIPPLLLLSCGDTSVNELALLSIGVFIGWAPFLGIVLSYLSIISTILRIRSSEGRQKAFSTCASHLVIVLLYYGSAIFTYVRPISSYSLEKDRLISVLYSVVTPMLNPVIYTLRNKDIKGAVKAMGRRWQPPIPSFDM